From the Acidilutibacter cellobiosedens genome, one window contains:
- a CDS encoding ATP-binding protein, whose product MNNQLIREVLKEFEIKRDKATLEQKLRQREVYKKIPEVKEIDKEISQTGILISKSILENPESYKSNAKKIRERLEKLKMRKAVLLTENNIPADYIEVKYECDKCKDTGYLPDGKKCSCLRQSLINKAYKMSNIEAVLEKENFQTFKIDIFSNDPFEEEKLTPRDNMMDILSICESFVSNFDIKNDENLLFYGTTGLGKTFMCNCIAKSLLDKNKIVIYQTAFKIMEIIEDHKFRRNEGDDSNYNSLFDTDLLIIDDLGTEVSNTFTNAEIFNIVNTRLIERKKTIISTNLTPREISEIYTDRIFSRIFEKFAPLKFYGPDLRWEQ is encoded by the coding sequence ATGAATAATCAGTTAATAAGAGAAGTTTTGAAAGAATTTGAAATAAAAAGGGATAAGGCTACGTTGGAGCAAAAATTAAGGCAGAGGGAGGTATACAAAAAAATACCTGAAGTTAAGGAAATAGATAAAGAAATATCACAAACAGGTATTTTAATTTCAAAGTCAATACTTGAAAATCCTGAAAGCTATAAAAGTAATGCAAAGAAAATCAGAGAGAGATTAGAAAAACTGAAAATGAGAAAAGCAGTTCTTTTAACAGAAAATAATATTCCTGCGGATTATATTGAAGTTAAATATGAATGTGATAAATGTAAAGACACAGGATACCTTCCTGATGGAAAGAAATGCAGCTGTTTAAGGCAATCTTTGATTAACAAGGCATATAAAATGTCCAATATAGAAGCTGTACTTGAAAAAGAAAATTTTCAGACTTTTAAGATTGACATTTTTTCAAATGATCCCTTTGAAGAAGAAAAATTAACACCAAGAGATAATATGATGGATATTTTAAGCATATGCGAGAGTTTTGTAAGTAATTTTGATATAAAAAATGATGAGAATCTTCTCTTCTATGGGACTACAGGATTGGGCAAGACTTTTATGTGCAATTGTATTGCTAAATCCCTCTTGGATAAGAATAAAATTGTAATATATCAAACGGCTTTCAAGATAATGGAAATAATTGAAGACCATAAATTCAGGAGAAATGAAGGGGATGATTCGAATTATAATTCCTTATTTGATACGGATCTGCTGATTATTGATGATCTGGGAACGGAAGTTTCAAATACCTTTACTAATGCAGAAATATTTAATATTGTAAATACCAGGCTTATAGAAAGAAAGAAAACAATTATTTCTACAAATTTAACTCCAAGGGAAATTTCAGAGATTTATACCGACAGGATATTTTCAAGAATATTTGAGAAATTTGCCCCTCTCAAATTTTATGGACCTGATTTGAGATGGGAACAATAA
- a CDS encoding transcription repressor NadR — protein MDSNERREKILNILKQSKKPIKGIGLAAEFKVSRQVIVQDIAILRAKGDNIIATPQGYIIPDSVKTDTIVKTIVCKHSGGEEMEDELNTIVDMGGKVIDVIVEHPIYGEIKGLLLISSRLDVKNFMKNVKQSNAEPLSLLTEGIHIHSIEVKNEDSFKNIVNALKEKKYLINF, from the coding sequence ATGGATTCTAATGAAAGAAGAGAAAAAATATTAAATATACTTAAGCAGAGCAAAAAGCCTATAAAAGGAATAGGGCTTGCAGCTGAATTTAAAGTGTCAAGGCAAGTAATAGTACAAGATATTGCAATTTTAAGAGCAAAAGGAGATAACATTATCGCTACACCACAAGGATATATAATTCCTGATTCAGTAAAGACTGATACGATTGTAAAAACTATAGTATGTAAACATTCGGGAGGAGAAGAAATGGAAGACGAATTGAATACTATAGTTGATATGGGAGGAAAGGTAATTGATGTAATAGTTGAACACCCTATATATGGAGAGATAAAAGGTCTCCTTTTAATTTCCTCCAGATTGGATGTAAAAAATTTTATGAAAAATGTGAAACAGAGTAATGCAGAACCTTTGTCTTTGCTTACGGAAGGAATACATATCCATTCCATTGAAGTAAAAAATGAAGATAGTTTTAAAAACATCGTAAATGCTCTTAAAGAAAAAAAATATTTGATAAATTTTTAA
- a CDS encoding M1 family metallopeptidase, whose protein sequence is MNRKRWLLFVIIVIIVSFAFLGVIKTEENDYPNIIVSNYDGIDKESVNNYKIEVEINTQEKMYYGKEWVSYTNNTQNVLKELFFHIYPNAFKDKKTAPLLNGYMLERDFDPGYINLKKIEVDGKEAEFIIEGDKDTVLKVKLQHFLKESEKANIYLEFEGKIPRTEDRFGYGNKSINFGNWYPILAVYDESGWNTEPYYSIGDPFYSCVSNYVVNITVPEDIIVATSGKIVKEKKRGNKKVFEIEGNLIRDFAFSISNDYIVRKRNVDGILMSSYSFTDDDEINEYILDTGQKALTLFSKVFGKYPYSNFSIVASDFSGGMEYPEFIMIGEDYYDNDYLPALENVIVHETAHQWWYGLVGNNEIDEAWLDESLATYSESIYIGETYGEKERDRYMDILKINYEHMKDALKFDETVVKPLSKFKDWDDYGSLVYTKGALFIDSIRKDYGEKALYRILNRYYEEFKYLNATTENFKRVCEDVTGDDFTPRMNLWLYGID, encoded by the coding sequence GTGAATAGAAAAAGATGGTTGCTTTTTGTAATCATAGTAATTATTGTATCCTTTGCCTTTTTAGGCGTTATAAAGACTGAAGAAAATGATTATCCTAATATTATTGTAAGTAATTATGATGGAATTGATAAAGAGAGTGTAAACAACTATAAAATAGAAGTAGAGATAAATACTCAAGAGAAGATGTATTATGGTAAGGAATGGGTCAGTTATACTAATAATACACAAAATGTTTTAAAGGAGCTGTTTTTTCATATATATCCCAATGCTTTTAAGGATAAAAAAACAGCTCCTTTATTAAATGGATATATGTTGGAAAGAGATTTTGATCCTGGATATATTAATTTAAAAAAAATTGAGGTTGATGGGAAAGAAGCTGAGTTTATTATAGAGGGGGACAAAGACACTGTTCTTAAAGTAAAACTTCAGCATTTTTTAAAAGAAAGTGAAAAAGCAAATATATATTTGGAATTTGAAGGCAAAATACCGAGAACAGAAGATAGGTTCGGCTATGGAAATAAAAGTATTAATTTTGGGAATTGGTATCCTATACTTGCTGTATATGATGAAAGTGGGTGGAATACTGAACCATATTATAGCATTGGAGACCCTTTTTACAGCTGTGTTTCTAACTATGTGGTAAATATCACTGTTCCTGAAGATATAATTGTTGCTACCAGTGGCAAGATTGTTAAAGAAAAGAAAAGGGGAAACAAAAAAGTTTTTGAAATAGAAGGAAATTTAATAAGAGATTTTGCTTTTTCCATAAGCAATGATTATATCGTAAGGAAGAGAAATGTAGACGGTATCTTAATGAGTTCTTATTCTTTTACCGATGATGATGAAATAAATGAATATATTCTTGACACAGGACAGAAAGCATTAACTTTATTTAGTAAGGTATTCGGTAAGTACCCCTACAGCAATTTTTCTATTGTTGCATCGGACTTTTCAGGAGGAATGGAATATCCTGAATTTATAATGATAGGAGAAGATTATTATGATAATGATTATCTTCCTGCCCTTGAAAATGTAATAGTCCATGAAACAGCTCATCAATGGTGGTATGGATTGGTTGGAAACAATGAGATAGATGAGGCGTGGTTAGATGAATCTCTTGCCACTTATTCGGAAAGTATATATATAGGAGAGACATACGGAGAAAAAGAAAGAGATAGATATATGGACATTTTGAAGATAAACTATGAACATATGAAAGACGCTCTTAAGTTTGATGAAACAGTAGTGAAACCATTAAGCAAATTTAAAGATTGGGATGACTACGGATCTTTGGTGTATACAAAAGGAGCTTTATTTATTGACAGTATAAGAAAAGACTATGGAGAAAAGGCCCTTTATCGCATTTTAAATAGATATTATGAGGAGTTCAAATATTTAAATGCAACTACCGAGAACTTTAAAAGAGTATGCGAAGATGTTACAGGAGATGATTTTACCCCGAGAATGAATTTATGGCTTTATGGAATAGATTAA
- a CDS encoding SDR family NAD(P)-dependent oxidoreductase, translating into MKNIVITGAADGIGYYLVRQLLLEGYNVTVLDLNIDNLSELCKKYSSLSAKVCDVRDLRQMKECVSESVKKYGSIDCAIHNACLCTFAGMEQTEEKTYHDVIDVNYFGALHLSQMVLPYMKDQRSGRVIFTSSGVGVMGFVNISPYASSKGAIESLAKCLNIEYQDYGISFHIFHPPLTRTKSAGPLPVPKEFMADPEKVGTGLARHIQNKSFVICHSFGQKVQTLVCYLFPIKMGKLMSKMTAKYAAENNKK; encoded by the coding sequence ATGAAAAATATTGTAATTACAGGTGCAGCGGATGGTATTGGATATTATTTAGTGAGGCAACTTTTACTAGAAGGTTATAATGTAACGGTTTTGGATTTAAATATCGACAATCTTAGTGAATTGTGTAAAAAGTATAGTTCTCTTTCTGCAAAAGTTTGTGATGTTCGGGATTTAAGACAAATGAAAGAGTGTGTGAGTGAAAGTGTAAAAAAATATGGGAGCATTGATTGTGCGATACATAACGCTTGTCTGTGTACGTTTGCAGGTATGGAGCAAACCGAAGAAAAAACGTATCATGATGTAATAGACGTCAATTATTTTGGTGCGCTTCATTTATCACAGATGGTTTTACCATACATGAAGGACCAAAGAAGTGGAAGGGTTATATTTACCAGTTCTGGAGTCGGTGTGATGGGTTTTGTCAATATCAGTCCTTATGCTTCGAGCAAAGGGGCGATTGAATCACTTGCTAAGTGTCTTAACATTGAATATCAAGATTACGGCATCAGTTTTCATATCTTCCATCCACCTCTTACTAGAACTAAATCCGCAGGACCTTTGCCCGTTCCTAAAGAGTTTATGGCTGATCCTGAGAAAGTTGGAACTGGACTTGCAAGGCATATACAAAATAAGTCTTTTGTTATCTGTCATAGCTTTGGGCAAAAGGTACAGACATTAGTCTGCTATTTGTTCCCCATTAAGATGGGTAAACTTATGAGTAAAATGACGGCTAAGTATGCTGCAGAAAATAACAAAAAGTAA
- the tadA gene encoding tRNA adenosine(34) deaminase TadA yields the protein MDEFFMRLALEEARKAYSIGEVPVGAVIVHNEKVISNGCNMKETLKDPTDHAEIIAIRGASKYLGGWRLSGCIMYVTLEPCPMCIGAILNSRIDRLVIGTRDPKMGACGTLIDLTNNEKFNHNVNVSFGVLEKECSDIIKKFFHELRK from the coding sequence ATGGATGAGTTTTTTATGAGATTGGCATTAGAAGAGGCACGTAAGGCATATAGCATTGGAGAAGTTCCTGTGGGAGCTGTTATAGTTCATAACGAAAAAGTTATATCCAATGGATGTAATATGAAGGAGACATTAAAGGATCCTACTGATCATGCAGAAATTATAGCTATAAGAGGCGCAAGTAAATATTTAGGGGGATGGAGGCTTTCAGGATGTATTATGTATGTAACCTTAGAACCTTGTCCTATGTGTATAGGAGCAATTTTGAACTCAAGAATTGATAGACTGGTAATAGGAACAAGAGATCCTAAAATGGGAGCCTGCGGAACTTTAATTGATCTAACCAATAATGAAAAGTTTAACCATAATGTAAATGTAAGCTTTGGAGTATTAGAGAAAGAATGTTCAGATATAATAAAAAAATTTTTTCATGAATTAAGAAAATAG